In the Apteryx mantelli isolate bAptMan1 chromosome 1, bAptMan1.hap1, whole genome shotgun sequence genome, one interval contains:
- the PROSER2 gene encoding proline and serine-rich protein 2: MTFCTASGSISQEGVMPRNLLSDFSEMASEISPNHVLGSMERGGNVENRSTQARCRNVALDDESLKYLTHEEKDVLMFFEETIDALDDDLEEPVLPDSGIHSQSPRSTEENVSSHSETEDIIDLVQSTPDSSDHEGPPTRDAEPVLDSAWKTDSPNPVVPAELPSHPPVPPPPLTREMLPPPPPPPPPPPVQHPKLLRSIPTPLIMAQKMSEQQMESRVRFPSALKEGNSERKKTLVSNGDYPAPPRHPPPPAPKLHRFPSNINITNVSGKEFNETISKAAVNVQERRAQVLANINGGAFLAAELEEKLRKNDLLGRNRSSSLRDLSSEQTRYEALTKLGLVKGRPAQDQVDHAPGTQQLDDMQPKQADAVPNGYQNIHEILRNEPSPFLPLGKTVTVKPEVALAANKVTQQNTAKGFNDHKQPNLNLDMRRRSGSLPRPSGFRPQGITVRFSGRGSTEEARREALRKLGLLKETA, translated from the exons TGGGAGCATGGAGAGGGGTGGCAATGTGGAGAATCGCAGCACCCAAGCTAGGTGCAGAAATGTTGCCTTG GATGATGAGAGTCTGAAATACTTAACTCATGAAGAGAAGGATGTTCTCATGTTCTTTGAAGAAACCATAGATGCCTTAGACGATGACTTGGAGGAACCAGTCCTACCTGACAGTGGCATCCACTCTCAGTCTCCAAGGTCAACAGAAGAAAATGTCTCCAGTCATTCAGAGACTGAAGATATCATTGACTTAGTGCAGTCCACACCTGACAGTAGTGACCATGAAGGCCCTCCTACCAGAGATGCAGAACCAG tgttgGATTCTGCCTGGAAAACTGATAGCCCTAATCCAGTGGTACCTGCTGAACTTCCCTCACATCCCCctgtaccaccaccaccactgacGCGTGagatgcttcctcctcctcctcctccacctcctccccctccagTGCAGCACCCAAAGCTGCTTCGCTCTATCCCCACTCCACTTATTATGGCCCAGAAGATGTCAGAGCAGCAGATGGAGAGCAGGGTGCGCTTCCCCAGTGCACTCAAAGAAGGGaattctgaaaggaagaaaaccCTAGTATCCAACGGTGATTATCCTGCACCTCCTAGGCATCCTCCCCCACCTGCACCCAAACTGCACCGGTTTCCAAGCAACATTAACATAACCAATGTCAGCGGTAAAGAATTCAACGAGACCATCTCAAAGGCAGCAGTTAACGTGCAAGAGCGGAGAGCTCAGGTGCTGGCCAATATCAATGGAGGAGCCTTTCTGGCAGCTGAACTGGAGGAAAAGCTGCGGAAAAATGATTTGTTGGGACGCAACAGGAGTTCTTCCTTAAGGGATCTCTCCTCTGAACAGACACGTTATGAGGCCCTGACAAAACTTGGTCTGGTGAAAGGAAGGCCAGCTCAGGACCAAGTGGATCATGCCCCAGGTACTCAGCAGCTTGATGATATGCAGCCCAAACAGGCAGACGCTGTTCCCAATGGATATCAAAACATCCATGAGATTTTAAGAAACGAGCCCAGCCCTTTCCTTCCTCTGGGCAAAACTGTAACAGTCAAACCTGAGGTGGCTCTTGCTGCTAACAAGGTCACTCAGCAGAACACAGCAAAAGGTTTTAATGATCATAAACAACCTAATCTAAACCTGGATATGAGAAGGAGGTCGGGTTCGCTGCCTCGTCCTTCAGGATTTCGACCCCAAGGGATAACGGTAAGGTTTTCTGGACGTGGCTCAACGGAAGAAGCTAGGAGAGAGGCACTTCGGAAACTGGGACTACTGAAAGAGACTGCGTAA